A genomic segment from uncultured Desulfuromonas sp. encodes:
- a CDS encoding YkgJ family cysteine cluster protein, which yields MENFDFISYHKQIRHMVKPYLVDFERNSSIEAAMNHLIHRVESDLEQCLTSDDRRRVACKAGCGSCCRVNVAVLRPEAVNIARYLHKTRNTQELRLLKKQMRALCVAISGLDDDERIAVRKNCVFLDDAGSCSIYPVRPLLCRSITSTSAADCRDALAMQVFGESKPVMMNLIQKNLMNVAFQGLASALEDYGHTSQGQELTAAVLSVLVAMEASSKTS from the coding sequence ATGGAAAACTTTGATTTCATCTCTTATCACAAACAGATACGTCATATGGTGAAACCGTACTTGGTCGATTTTGAGAGAAATAGTAGCATTGAGGCTGCTATGAATCACCTCATTCATCGGGTTGAATCTGACTTAGAACAATGTCTTACAAGTGATGATCGGCGTCGCGTTGCCTGCAAGGCTGGATGTGGAAGTTGTTGCCGGGTTAATGTGGCTGTGCTGCGTCCGGAGGCTGTCAATATTGCGCGTTATCTGCACAAAACACGAAACACGCAGGAACTTCGTCTCTTGAAAAAGCAAATGAGGGCACTGTGTGTGGCGATCAGTGGTCTGGATGATGATGAGCGTATCGCCGTTCGCAAAAATTGCGTGTTTCTTGATGATGCCGGGAGCTGCAGTATTTATCCTGTTCGGCCGCTGTTGTGTCGCTCGATTACATCAACCAGTGCCGCCGATTGCCGTGACGCTTTGGCGATGCAGGTGTTTGGCGAGTCAAAGCCGGTGATGATGAATCTGATACAAAAAAATTTGATGAATGTTGCATTTCAGGGCTTGGCCAGCGCCCTGGAAGATTACGGACACACGTCTCAAGGGCAGGAGCTGACTGCCGCCGTGCTGTCAGTGTTGGTGGCTATGGAGGCTTCTTCCAAAACCAGTTGA
- a CDS encoding EAL domain-containing protein: MSLYYVRAQLVKSTPSLLTGLFFVVLSVVSRRLLNLPTSPWTIHLFPLLLGLLLPYAARHQTSRRRKRLWADDSHFLRLYHTAPIMLHSMDAHGKILHVSDHWLKVLGYERHEVLGRHLHNFFTDESRRHSREEIHAKLFISGTVKDVPFQMLNKKGAIHDILLSASTHYNANGGFLCSQVVMADMTEKQRDEQRIRQLAYEDTLTQLPNRCGLEILLQQALTISQQDKTPLAILSLDLDHFKQINDTLGSRVGNQVIEQIAQRLKEHINSNQVVARIGGDEFVVVIPDKTSISALRLNADILLKRLSEPLIIHHQELFTSVSIGIAIAPQAGTDVDTLLGNANQAMYQVKRNGRNNYAFFTRQMSDEALNKLQIETDLRRAVENNELELFYQPQTCSKSQQVAAVEALIRWRHPTFGLMSPLQFIPIAEESGQIIQIGHWVFRQACQQAQAWKRQGWEDLRVAINISPRQFQDMHFIDKVDAIIEETGIDPRRIELEITENILMDSGQLCLNTLTDLKVRGFAIAVDDFGTGYSSLMYLKNFPIDRLKIPREFVQDIENSSDRSTVVEAIIALSRSLKLGLVAEGVETRNQLEFLLERCHCSIQGYYFASPMTLPAVTHYIKENRSQLVLEEASIATNTDSTAAVSSCP; the protein is encoded by the coding sequence ATGTCTCTGTATTACGTACGCGCTCAGTTGGTAAAAAGTACGCCATCGTTGTTGACCGGACTTTTTTTTGTCGTTTTGTCCGTGGTCAGCCGTCGCCTGTTAAACCTGCCAACGTCACCGTGGACCATCCATCTGTTCCCCCTGCTACTGGGCCTGCTTCTCCCCTATGCAGCACGCCACCAGACCAGCCGCCGCCGCAAACGTCTTTGGGCCGACGACAGTCACTTTTTGCGCCTTTACCACACCGCTCCGATCATGTTGCACAGCATGGATGCGCACGGCAAAATCCTTCACGTCAGCGACCATTGGCTCAAAGTTCTCGGCTATGAACGCCATGAAGTTCTCGGTCGCCATCTCCATAACTTTTTTACGGATGAATCACGACGGCATAGCCGGGAGGAGATCCACGCCAAGTTATTTATTTCCGGAACAGTCAAAGATGTTCCGTTTCAGATGCTCAACAAAAAAGGAGCAATTCACGACATCCTCCTTTCTGCCTCAACACATTACAATGCCAACGGTGGTTTTTTGTGCAGCCAGGTCGTGATGGCCGATATGACGGAGAAGCAGCGCGATGAACAGCGCATCCGTCAACTGGCCTACGAAGACACATTGACACAACTTCCCAACCGTTGCGGGCTTGAAATCCTCCTGCAACAGGCGCTCACCATCAGCCAGCAGGACAAAACCCCTCTGGCTATTCTATCTCTGGACCTGGACCATTTCAAACAGATCAATGACACTTTGGGCTCAAGGGTGGGCAACCAGGTCATTGAGCAAATCGCGCAACGCCTTAAAGAACATATCAACAGCAATCAGGTCGTTGCCCGCATTGGTGGCGATGAATTTGTCGTCGTCATCCCCGACAAAACCAGCATTTCGGCATTACGCCTCAATGCTGACATCCTTTTAAAGAGGCTCAGCGAACCGCTGATCATCCACCATCAGGAACTGTTCACCAGTGTCAGCATTGGAATTGCAATTGCCCCACAAGCTGGAACCGATGTGGACACACTGCTGGGCAATGCCAATCAGGCGATGTATCAGGTCAAACGCAATGGTCGCAATAACTATGCATTTTTCACTCGCCAGATGTCGGATGAAGCTTTAAACAAACTACAAATTGAAACCGACCTTCGTCGCGCAGTTGAAAACAATGAACTGGAATTGTTTTATCAGCCACAGACCTGCAGCAAAAGCCAGCAGGTTGCTGCAGTTGAAGCCTTGATCCGCTGGCGACATCCCACGTTTGGGCTAATGTCGCCACTGCAGTTCATCCCCATTGCTGAAGAAAGTGGACAGATCATTCAGATTGGCCACTGGGTTTTCAGACAGGCTTGCCAGCAAGCTCAGGCGTGGAAACGACAGGGATGGGAGGACTTACGCGTTGCCATCAACATCTCTCCACGTCAATTCCAGGACATGCATTTTATTGACAAAGTGGATGCGATCATCGAAGAAACCGGTATCGATCCAAGGCGCATTGAACTGGAAATCACCGAAAACATTCTGATGGACTCCGGACAACTGTGCCTGAACACACTAACCGACCTGAAAGTACGTGGCTTTGCGATTGCTGTTGACGATTTCGGCACGGGATATTCTTCTTTGATGTATCTGAAAAACTTTCCGATTGACCGGCTGAAGATACCGCGAGAATTCGTACAAGACATCGAAAACAGCTCTGATCGCAGTACCGTTGTCGAGGCAATTATCGCCCTGTCCCGCTCTCTCAAATTGGGGCTGGTCGCGGAGGGCGTTGAAACCCGCAACCAGCTTGAATTCCTTTTAGAACGCTGCCATTGCAGCATTCAAGGCTATTATTTTGCCAGCCCAATGACATTGCCCGCCGTCACTCATTACATCAAAGAAAACCGCTCTCAACTGGTTTTGGAAGAAGCCTCCATAGCCACCAACACTGACAGCACGGCGGCAGTCAGCTCCTGCCCTTGA
- the rpsU gene encoding 30S ribosomal protein S21, with protein sequence MEIQVLDNNVEKAIRVLKRKLQQEGLFREMKQRKFYEKPSVKRKRKEKEAQRRLRKKMRMMNTD encoded by the coding sequence GTGGAAATTCAAGTTCTTGACAACAACGTTGAAAAGGCGATTCGCGTTCTCAAGCGTAAATTGCAACAAGAGGGACTTTTCCGTGAAATGAAGCAGCGCAAGTTTTACGAGAAACCGAGCGTAAAGCGTAAGCGCAAGGAAAAAGAAGCTCAACGTCGTCTGCGTAAAAAAATGCGCATGATGAACACGGACTGA
- a CDS encoding SPFH domain-containing protein gives MKKDHLQSTKFGMLIPIFLFLCMSLSGCTNPGTPAGHEGYVYENPRIFGKGGFRGIIKGPANYGVSLWRNQVINIDIRPNTYTENFKILAKDDLNISFNFHAVLSVKKGTVQQVVDSYGGKDWYKRFIREPFRTYIRDAAQNYASTELKAKREDMASQVKQKMNSYLEGSPFELVSLVVGNIDYPAIVAEAVEKKLAAQQLLAEKETQKQIAQKDAEIRIEEAKGIAEAQKIINTTLTTNYLQHEAINAQLKMADSPNHTTVYIPVGTNGIPLIKDAK, from the coding sequence ATGAAAAAGGATCATTTGCAAAGCACGAAATTCGGCATGCTCATACCCATTTTTTTATTTTTGTGCATGAGCCTGTCTGGTTGTACAAATCCCGGGACACCGGCCGGTCATGAAGGCTACGTCTACGAGAATCCGAGAATTTTCGGCAAAGGCGGCTTCAGAGGGATTATCAAAGGTCCGGCGAATTACGGGGTTTCTCTTTGGCGTAATCAAGTTATTAATATTGATATTCGGCCCAATACCTACACCGAAAATTTTAAAATCCTCGCCAAAGACGATCTCAATATCAGCTTCAACTTTCATGCTGTTTTATCTGTAAAAAAAGGAACCGTACAACAAGTTGTTGACTCCTACGGTGGTAAAGATTGGTACAAAAGGTTTATCCGCGAGCCATTTAGAACCTACATAAGAGATGCGGCACAAAATTACGCCAGTACCGAGCTGAAAGCAAAACGTGAAGACATGGCCAGTCAGGTGAAGCAAAAAATGAACAGCTATCTCGAAGGATCCCCTTTCGAGTTAGTTAGCCTGGTCGTTGGCAATATTGACTATCCTGCCATTGTCGCTGAAGCGGTTGAAAAAAAACTGGCGGCACAACAACTCTTGGCAGAAAAAGAAACTCAAAAGCAAATCGCCCAGAAAGATGCAGAAATCAGAATTGAAGAGGCAAAAGGGATCGCTGAAGCCCAGAAAATCATCAACACCACCTTAACCACGAATTACCTTCAGCATGAAGCGATCAATGCCCAGCTAAAAATGGCGGATTCCCCAAACCACACGACGGTATATATCCCGGTCGGAACGAACGGAATCCCGCTGATCAAGGATGCAAAATAG
- a CDS encoding IS3 family transposase (programmed frameshift), producing MDKVESKRSRRTQRDYTMGFKLQVVDAVEKGDMTYKQAQKIYGIQGRSTVLTWLRKHGKLDWTQPVRLAMPKTPKAKETPAQKIKRLERELEDERLRNLLLNEVVDILDSEHGMSLRKKYIAKARRIQKYKGLSLSRACKLLGISRQAVYQRERRTQQRNTELAPVKEMVMELRRFMPRLGGRKLYSLLKPKFNAHSIKLGRDGFFDYLREHRLLVPPVKRFIKTTQSSHWMKKYPNLLTSQDINRAEQVFVSDITYVETDEGVHYLSLVTDAYSRKIMGYEVSDNLRAESVVKALRQAARQRQTDKSLLHHSDRGLQYCSSIYQEELKRHDITPSMTDGYDCYQNALAERVNGILKQEFLLFKCRDLQELKDLVRESVAIYNRLRPHLSLNMQTPEEVHKKATSMGEVA from the exons ATGGACAAAGTAGAGAGCAAGCGGAGTCGGCGGACTCAACGAGATTACACAATGGGCTTTAAATTGCAGGTTGTTGATGCCGTAGAAAAAGGCGATATGACCTACAAGCAGGCCCAGAAGATCTATGGCATCCAGGGTCGCTCAACCGTGTTAACATGGTTAAGAAAGCACGGAAAGTTAGATTGGACCCAGCCAGTGAGGCTCGCTATGCCCAAAACTCCCAAAGCCAAAGAGACCCCTGCCCAGAAGATAAAGCGACTTGAGCGCGAACTTGAAGATGAACGTCTTCGCAATCTGCTTTTGAATGAAGTTGTTGATATCCTGGATTCTGAGCACGGAATGAGCTTGAGAAAAAAGTATATTGCCAAG GCGAGACGCATTCAAAAATACAAAGGGCTAAGTTTAAGCCGCGCTTGCAAGCTTCTTGGCATCAGTCGGCAGGCCGTTTATCAAAGAGAAAGACGCACCCAGCAGCGCAACACAGAGCTGGCTCCCGTCAAAGAGATGGTGATGGAATTGCGACGGTTCATGCCGAGGTTGGGCGGTCGCAAGCTGTACTCACTGCTGAAACCGAAATTTAATGCTCATAGCATCAAATTAGGTCGGGATGGATTTTTTGATTATTTACGAGAGCATCGGCTGTTGGTTCCACCGGTCAAGCGATTCATCAAGACCACGCAGAGCAGTCACTGGATGAAAAAATATCCGAATCTTCTCACGAGTCAGGATATCAATCGGGCTGAACAAGTCTTTGTCAGTGACATCACGTACGTTGAAACAGATGAAGGGGTTCATTATCTATCGCTGGTTACTGATGCTTATAGCCGCAAAATCATGGGGTATGAGGTCAGTGACAATCTACGTGCAGAAAGTGTTGTCAAGGCATTACGTCAAGCAGCCAGACAACGCCAGACGGATAAATCGTTGCTGCACCATTCCGATAGAGGATTACAGTATTGCTCATCGATCTATCAGGAAGAGCTGAAGCGTCATGATATAACGCCATCCATGACAGATGGTTACGATTGTTATCAAAATGCTTTGGCTGAGAGGGTAAACGGAATTCTGAAGCAAGAGTTTTTGTTGTTTAAGTGCCGTGATTTGCAGGAACTGAAGGACTTGGTTCGCGAATCGGTTGCTATTTACAATCGCCTACGTCCACACCTTAGCTTGAATATGCAAACACCGGAAGAAGTACATAAGAAAGCCACCTCCATGGGGGAGGTGGCTTAG
- a CDS encoding glyceraldehyde-3-phosphate dehydrogenase, protein MESNKAEEYLNDWTERVDLAEQMVPIIGSLYRNQGVNINIYGRTLVNRTPVGILRAHRFARQILNSEISVRDSFPILEAVNGLDLAPCKVDIGKLTHRYEQQSGGLSVADFVAKELAELNTGRSTVLDEPRDVVLYGFGRIGRLLARILIEQTGGGNKLRVRAAVVRKGSEDDLCKRASLLRRDSVHGRFQGVIKVDEEENAIIANGNMIKIIYSDAPENIDYTEYGINNAIVIDNTGKWRDREGLGRHLKAKGVSKVILTAPGKGDIPNIVFGVNNELIAQEKEIYSAASCTTNAIVPVLKAVEDKFGIICGHVETCHSYTNDQNLIDNYHNKPRRGRGAPLNMVLTETGAAKAVAKALPELAGKLTGNAIRVPTPNVSMAILNLTLKKGTTVEELNTHLRDVSLDSPLQDQIDYTNSPEVVSSDFVGSQYAGVVDSLATIVDGERCVLYVWYDNEYGYSCQVVGLLKEIVGLNLPTLPR, encoded by the coding sequence ATGGAGAGCAACAAGGCGGAAGAATACTTAAACGACTGGACAGAACGCGTCGATCTCGCGGAACAAATGGTACCCATCATCGGTAGCCTGTACCGCAACCAGGGCGTCAATATTAACATTTATGGCCGCACCTTGGTCAACAGAACACCGGTTGGCATCCTGCGGGCTCACCGCTTTGCCCGTCAGATCCTCAACAGCGAAATTTCCGTTCGCGACAGTTTTCCCATCCTCGAAGCGGTTAACGGCCTTGACCTAGCCCCTTGCAAAGTCGATATCGGCAAACTGACCCATCGCTATGAGCAACAAAGTGGCGGACTTTCTGTGGCCGACTTTGTCGCCAAGGAATTGGCTGAACTCAACACCGGCCGCTCCACGGTCCTCGATGAACCCCGTGATGTCGTCCTTTACGGTTTCGGTCGTATCGGCCGCCTGCTGGCCCGCATCCTCATTGAACAAACCGGCGGCGGCAACAAACTGCGCGTCCGTGCAGCAGTTGTTCGCAAGGGTAGCGAAGATGATCTGTGTAAGCGCGCCAGTCTGCTGCGTCGTGATTCCGTTCATGGTCGCTTCCAAGGCGTCATCAAGGTTGATGAAGAGGAAAACGCCATCATCGCCAACGGCAACATGATCAAAATCATTTACTCCGATGCTCCGGAAAACATCGACTACACTGAGTACGGCATTAACAACGCCATCGTCATTGACAACACCGGTAAATGGCGCGACCGTGAAGGCCTGGGCCGTCACCTCAAAGCCAAGGGCGTTTCCAAGGTCATTCTTACCGCTCCGGGCAAAGGCGACATCCCCAACATCGTTTTCGGCGTCAACAACGAGCTGATCGCTCAGGAAAAAGAGATCTACTCCGCTGCCAGCTGCACCACCAATGCTATCGTGCCGGTACTTAAAGCCGTTGAAGACAAATTCGGCATTATCTGCGGCCATGTTGAGACCTGCCACTCCTACACCAACGACCAGAACCTCATCGACAACTACCACAACAAGCCCCGTCGTGGTCGTGGTGCCCCGCTGAATATGGTTCTCACTGAAACCGGTGCAGCTAAAGCGGTTGCCAAAGCCCTGCCCGAGTTGGCTGGCAAACTGACCGGTAACGCCATTCGCGTACCGACTCCCAACGTCTCCATGGCGATCCTTAACCTGACCCTGAAAAAAGGCACCACGGTTGAAGAGCTCAACACGCACCTGCGCGACGTGTCTCTCGACTCACCGCTGCAGGATCAAATCGACTACACCAACTCACCGGAAGTCGTTTCTTCCGACTTCGTCGGTTCCCAATACGCCGGTGTTGTTGATTCCCTGGCCACCATCGTTGACGGTGAGCGCTGTGTACTCTATGTCTGGTATGACAACGAGTACGGCTACAGCTGCCAAGTCGTTGGCCTGCTCAAAGAAATCGTCGGACTCAACCTGCCGACGCTGCCGCGTTAA
- a CDS encoding class II fructose-bisphosphate aldolase — protein sequence MAENTHYSELGLVNTRDMFKKAVSGGYAIPAYNFNNMEQLQAIILASIETNSPVIIQVSKGARDYANSTMLRWMAKGAVEMAREMGSQVPICLHLDHGDSFELCKACIDSGFSSVMIDGSHLSYNENIALTRKVVEYAHQFDVTVEGELGVLAGIEDEVQAEHSTYTQPDEVEDFVRKTGVDSLAISIGTSHGAYKFKLGEGEEVPPLRFDILKEIEQRIPGFPIVLHGASSVVQSYVQLINEYGGHLDGAVGVPEEQLRQAAASAVCKINIDSDGRLAMTAKVREFLANNAGEFDPRKYLGAARSELIALMKHKNETVLGSAGKAV from the coding sequence ATGGCAGAGAACACCCATTATTCCGAGCTTGGCCTGGTCAATACGCGTGACATGTTCAAAAAAGCGGTGAGCGGCGGTTATGCCATCCCGGCGTACAACTTCAACAACATGGAGCAACTCCAGGCGATTATACTCGCCAGTATAGAAACAAATTCACCGGTGATTATTCAGGTCAGTAAAGGGGCACGCGATTATGCCAATTCTACCATGCTGCGCTGGATGGCCAAAGGGGCGGTGGAGATGGCACGCGAAATGGGTTCTCAGGTCCCAATTTGTCTCCATCTCGACCACGGTGACTCCTTTGAATTGTGCAAGGCCTGCATTGATTCCGGTTTTTCTTCCGTCATGATTGACGGCTCTCATCTGTCTTATAACGAAAATATTGCATTGACCCGTAAGGTTGTTGAATACGCCCACCAGTTTGATGTGACCGTCGAGGGCGAGCTCGGCGTACTGGCAGGCATTGAAGATGAGGTTCAGGCAGAACATTCAACCTATACCCAGCCTGATGAAGTTGAAGATTTTGTCCGTAAAACCGGCGTAGATTCTCTAGCGATTTCCATTGGCACCAGCCATGGCGCCTATAAATTCAAACTCGGCGAAGGGGAAGAAGTGCCACCGTTGCGCTTTGATATCCTTAAGGAGATTGAGCAGCGTATCCCCGGTTTTCCCATTGTTTTGCACGGTGCCTCAAGTGTTGTGCAAAGCTATGTGCAGTTGATCAATGAGTACGGTGGCCATCTCGATGGTGCTGTTGGTGTTCCCGAGGAGCAGTTACGCCAGGCTGCCGCCAGCGCTGTGTGTAAAATTAATATTGATTCCGATGGCCGACTGGCCATGACGGCCAAAGTACGCGAGTTTCTTGCGAATAATGCCGGAGAGTTTGATCCGCGTAAGTATCTTGGTGCGGCTCGCAG